The DNA sequence AAAGGAATTGTGCGTACCGTTCTAGCCCGCGAATTAACCATGCCCGAATTGGAGGCAATTTCCCTGCAGAGTAAGGCCGAATTGGAAGTTTTTATTCATGGGGCGTTGTGTTATTCTTTTTCAGGAATGTGCCTGTTTAGCAGCTATTCCGGAGGACAAGGTGCCAATCGTGGAATTTGTAAGCAAAGTTGCCGCCGAATTTATCAGGATGGTGGAGAGCAACATGCTCTTTTTAGCCTGAAAGACAATCAGCAAATTGAAAATCTTCAGAAATTAATGCAATTGGGTATTCGCTCCCTCAAAATTGAAGGTCGTATGAAATCGGCTGATTACGTTTACCAGGTTTGCAAAGCCTACCGAATGGCGATCGATGATCAGAATAATATTGGAATTGCAGCGCAAATGCTCGAGTTGGATATGGGGCGTGAAAAGACAAGCTGGTTTTTAGGTGGAAATGTAAGCGATGGAATTACTGACGACCCTTCGATTGGTATCCATATCGGGCAGATTACTGACGTTAGCAGGAAAACTATTTCGTTTACCAGTTCGGAGAAGCTGGCTGAAGGTTATCGTATTCGGGTTCGAAATGCGAATGACGACGAGCAATTGTACCTGAAGATTGAGAATTTCAGTCAAAATGGGAATGTATATCAGGTTTCAGCGGATTTATTCGGAAAGATAACCAAAGGCGATGATGTACTGCTGGTTCGGGTAAAAACTCAGAGTTTTTCATCCAGGTTGGGAAATGTAAATTCACTTCCGGAGCTAAAAAAAATACCGCTAAAAAAACAGGAGATTCGAAAAGGACTCCAAATTGAGGGAGGCAAACAGCAAAAGCCAATGCTGCTGGTCAGGATTGGAAGTCCGGCGTGGTTGCCCAAATTACGTTTCGACGATTACGATGCGGTAATTCTTTCCTATAAACGATCCGATTGGGAAAAATTCGACCCAAATTCTACCGTTCATCAGCAAAATAGACAAAAGATTCGGATTGAGCTTCCTAAGTTTATTTCAGAGAAGCATCTTGATTTTTATCGAAAACTTGCCGTGAAATTGGTCGCATCTGGATTCAACCACTTTTTCATCAGTCAGTTATCACAAAAAATGTTACTTCCTTCAGGAGCGAAAGTGAGTTGTAACGAAAATGTGTATGTTTTGAATGATGCTTCAGCGCGAATGTTGGATGAAGAAAAAATTGCCGAGTTTACCTATCCGCTTGAAAATGATGTGGATAATTTGCTGTCGATGAGCAACAAGCAAGGAATTGTGCCGCTGTATTTTTATCCTGAATTGTTTTATTCCAGAATGCCGGTAAAAATTAATCAGGAAAGTAATTTGTTTGCCGATGAAACCAATAAGAAATTCAGAATCTCTGTAAAAGACGGGATAACCATTGTTCATCCATCCATTCCAGTGGCATTATTCCATTATCGGAAACAATTGGAAAAGAACGGGTTTAATCGGTTTTTAATCGACTATTCCGGTGAACCGATGACTGCCAATGTGGTTAAGCGTATCCTGAAAAAGTTTCTCGATTCGGAAGCTGTTCAGCCTTCTACAAATTTCAACTTCAAATTGGGACTAAAATAAAAAAGAGAGCTTTGGGGCTCTCTTTTTGTATGTATCAGTAGATCTGTTTATTGATCGTTCATCGAAATCAGGAATTCTTCAATTGAATCGCTTCTCATGATTCTAGTTTTGATAAATTCCATGGCCTCAATAGAGTTCATGTCGCTGAGGAAGTTGCGTAAAATATAGGTTTTGTCGAGCATATTTTTGTTCATCAGCAAATCTTCGCGACGGGTGCTTGAAGAAGTAATATCCACGGCTGGGAAAATTCGTTTGTTCGATAATTTGCGGTCGAGTTGTAACTCCATATTACCTGTTCCTTTGAATTCTTCGAAGATTACTTCGTCCATTTTAGATCCGGTATCGATCAGTGCAGTTGCAATAATTGTCAGCGATCCGCCTTCTTCGATGTTACGGGCAGCTCCAAAGAAACGTTTTGGTTTGTGTAATGCGTTGGCGTCAACACCACCCGATAATACTTTTCCTGAGGCTGGTGCAACCGTATTGTAAGCACGGGCTAAACGTGTGATGGAATCGAGTAAGATTACAACATCGTGTCCACATTCAACCAGGCGTTTGGCTTTTTCGAGTACCATACCGGCAACACGCACGTGACGCTCAGCTGGCTCGTCAAATGTTGATGAAATAACTTCCGCATTTACGTGGCGGGCCATATCGGTTACCTCTTCCGGACGCTCGTCAATCAGCAAAACCATCATGTAAACTTCAGGATTGTTGGCTGCAATTGCATTGGCTATTTCCTTAAGCAATACAGTTTTACCTGTTTTTGGTTGTGCCACAATCAAACCACGCTGTCCTTTCCCGATAGGCGCAAAAAGGTCAACGATTCGTGTTGAAAGGTTGTCGTGGCCGTTTCCGGTCAGATTGAATTTTTCGTTTGGAAATAAAGGAGTTAAATGTTCAAAAGGCACCCGATCTCTGATGTAATCGGGAGTTCTTCCGTTAATTTCAATTACTTTGATCAGCGGGAAATATTTCTCACCTTCTTTCGGCGGACGAATAGTTCCGGTAACCGTATCACCAGTTTTCAAACCAAACAGCTTGATCTGAGATTGTGAGACGTAAATATCATCTGGTGAATTCAGGTAATTAAAATCTGATGAACGAAGAAATCCATAACCATCGGCCATGATTTCCAGAGCACCGGTGTTACTTATGATTCCATCAAATTCGTATGGTTTTTCCTGATTCTGTTGCTTTTGTGGTTTTGGACCTTGATTATCGCGATTCTCCCATTTCTTTTTGTTCTGATTATCATTCCGTTTTTCGGTCAAATCATTAGGCCTGGTTTCTTCTTGAGGTAGTTGCTCTATTTTGAACTCTTGATTCGATGTTTGAACAGCCTGTTCTTCATTCGGTTCTGCAACAACGATTACCGATTCTGTTTCAATTGGATCTTCAGGAAGCAAAATTTCCTGTCTGACTTTTTGGTTTTGATTGAATTTTGGCTGTTCGTTTTGTTTTTTATTATTTTCAGGATTTTGGTTCGGATTCTGACGCTGATTCGGATTTATATTCTGTTTTGCATTCGGATTCTGATTGGGATTGTGATTCGAAGATCCGGCTTTAATGTGCTCTGTACGTGGTCTTTTTTTGATCTGAAGTTCTCTTTTGCCCTCTTTCCGTGGTTCATTTTCCGCTGAAGCAACAGTTGCCTCCAAGTCTTGTT is a window from the Aquipluma nitroreducens genome containing:
- a CDS encoding peptidase U32 family protein produces the protein MVKQKPELLAPVGNIESFYAALNAGADAVYLGLQEFNARGRASNFTRQLLQLAVLKAREKNVKIYVTLNVLIKNRELDQLIDALAFLDAVKVNGVIIQDWGTYYIARKYFPRLVLHASTQMGNHNSVGVNYGASKGIVRTVLARELTMPELEAISLQSKAELEVFIHGALCYSFSGMCLFSSYSGGQGANRGICKQSCRRIYQDGGEQHALFSLKDNQQIENLQKLMQLGIRSLKIEGRMKSADYVYQVCKAYRMAIDDQNNIGIAAQMLELDMGREKTSWFLGGNVSDGITDDPSIGIHIGQITDVSRKTISFTSSEKLAEGYRIRVRNANDDEQLYLKIENFSQNGNVYQVSADLFGKITKGDDVLLVRVKTQSFSSRLGNVNSLPELKKIPLKKQEIRKGLQIEGGKQQKPMLLVRIGSPAWLPKLRFDDYDAVILSYKRSDWEKFDPNSTVHQQNRQKIRIELPKFISEKHLDFYRKLAVKLVASGFNHFFISQLSQKMLLPSGAKVSCNENVYVLNDASARMLDEEKIAEFTYPLENDVDNLLSMSNKQGIVPLYFYPELFYSRMPVKINQESNLFADETNKKFRISVKDGITIVHPSIPVALFHYRKQLEKNGFNRFLIDYSGEPMTANVVKRILKKFLDSEAVQPSTNFNFKLGLK
- the rho gene encoding transcription termination factor Rho, with protein sequence MYDIIELSRKLLPDLKEIAKELDIKKIESFKKQDLIYKILDTQAILASEKKTDDKKLKSPRDINSKREESSVFKLFSRKKEEKPAEISEEKPAEKQDLEATVASAENEPRKEGKRELQIKKRPRTEHIKAGSSNHNPNQNPNAKQNINPNQRQNPNQNPENNKKQNEQPKFNQNQKVRQEILLPEDPIETESVIVVAEPNEEQAVQTSNQEFKIEQLPQEETRPNDLTEKRNDNQNKKKWENRDNQGPKPQKQQNQEKPYEFDGIISNTGALEIMADGYGFLRSSDFNYLNSPDDIYVSQSQIKLFGLKTGDTVTGTIRPPKEGEKYFPLIKVIEINGRTPDYIRDRVPFEHLTPLFPNEKFNLTGNGHDNLSTRIVDLFAPIGKGQRGLIVAQPKTGKTVLLKEIANAIAANNPEVYMMVLLIDERPEEVTDMARHVNAEVISSTFDEPAERHVRVAGMVLEKAKRLVECGHDVVILLDSITRLARAYNTVAPASGKVLSGGVDANALHKPKRFFGAARNIEEGGSLTIIATALIDTGSKMDEVIFEEFKGTGNMELQLDRKLSNKRIFPAVDITSSSTRREDLLMNKNMLDKTYILRNFLSDMNSIEAMEFIKTRIMRSDSIEEFLISMNDQ